The Anoplopoma fimbria isolate UVic2021 breed Golden Eagle Sablefish chromosome 1, Afim_UVic_2022, whole genome shotgun sequence region TTGGTTCTGTTTCTGGTTCTTGGTTCTGTTTCTTGGTTCTGTTTCTTGGTTCTTGGTtcttggttctggttcttgGTTCTTGTTTCTGGTTCTTGTTTCTGGTTCTTGGTTCTGTTTCTGGTTCTTGGTTCTGTTTCTTGGTTCTGTTTCTTGGTTCTGTTTCTTGGTtcttggttctggttcttggttctggttcttggttcttggttctggttctgggttCTGTGTGGACCAGACTCCGTTCAGCACGTGATAAAGGAGGACACGTGGTTTACTTTGTGGAGTTATGATGTTTAATCCGGCATGAATAtaaacgttagcatgctaacatgttagcatgctagctcgttagcatgctaacatgttagcatgtgaGGAAACAAAGCAACCCGCGTGTTTTTACCGGAGCGGCTCCCGGACATGACGTCGTCCTCTCCCGCGTCCATCCCTCGGGTCCGGGTTCGGGTTCGGGTTCGGGTCCGACCCGCACAGACGTCCCTGTTCAGTCTCTTTAGGGAACCGACGCAGGTGAGCGCAGCGCGTCGTGGGAGCGGGCAGCtgacgttagctagctagctgctgGAGCCCGGAGATCCAAAATGGCGTCGCTTCCGTCATATACGCATGCGCgggtttttttaaagaaaactttatgAACCACGAACAAAACAGTAATAATACAATGTGATGTGTTTCTATATTTAGACAGTGAATGAATGCAATTAAGTTAATTTACTCAAatagagtttattttttattttcatttttattgtataatatgttttatttattatcttaatctgtttctctgtagttgagctgctggggatcaataaaggaatatctatctatctatttatctatctatatctttatctatctatctatctatctatctatctatctatctatctatatctttatctatctatctatctatctatctatctatctatctatctatctatatctttatctatctatctatctatctatctatctatctatctatctatctatctatctatttatctatctatctatctatctatctatctatttatctatctatctatctatctatctatctatctatttatctatctatctatctatctatttatatatctatctatctatctatctatctatctatctatctatctatctatctatctatctatctatctatctatctatctatctatctatctatctatccatctatctatctatccatctatctatctattatctatctatctatctatctatctttatctatctatctatctatctatctatctatctatctatctatatatctatctatctatctatctatctatctatctatctatctatctatctatctatctatctatctatctatctatctatctatctatctatatctttatctatctatctatctatctatctttatctatctatctatctatctatctatctatctatctatctatctatctatctatctatctatctatctatctatctatctatctatctatctatctaactttgaggtacttgtacttcagtaTTTTCTCTTCATGCCACAACAGTATCTGACAGTTACTTTATAAATCaagatttgaaaataaataaattaaatataaaagttaAGCTGAAACtattttgtcatgtttccaGATCCCCACATTTGATGGATTGGTTACATTATAATTTAGACAGTTTGTACTATTTTATTAGCagcaatggaatataatattcataattatgttttcattagtgtataatcatcTGAAATGTTGGATTTCATTAGCCTAGCCACTCATATCTACATATATAgaataatataacattattcatttttatccttttcattttttaactcGTTTCTAATCACGTCCCTACAGCGCCCCCCTGTGGCCACAGTGCGTAATTACACAGTATGAGATGTAGTTACACTACGTGGCCACCGGAGGGCAGTGTTTGTGAGATATTGttgcaaatatttatattatatttgataaTAAACATGATTGGATTACATTATTTTCGTATTACTACTGCTTGCTTtagtactactaccactacaacTAATGTGTTTTACTAATCACACATAAAATACACTATcaatgatattaaaataaaagataataataaggaacttttatataaaatcattaatcaTTCCCCACAAATCTTTCATTCTATTTCACAGTATttttgagatgagatgagaaaaaCAGATTGAATCAATTTTCTAACCAAACAGATAAGGGCTTactatttttcaacttgctACGATGAATTACTTGTCATGTCAGAAAttgttgtttatatatatatacatataaaaaaagtatataccATTTACCTCAAGtgattaatttagttttttattttcgACACAGGATATGAGATAAACTTGTTTTCTCATGattttgttctgtatttaaaaGGGTCCACTTAAAATTCAAATCtcgttttttaaagaaattccgCATAAATTCATGTCCATcttgtcaaaacaaaaatgcatcaaTTATAACCACACCAGTTTGCCGTAGAAGTTTTGCTGTGTTATagtacaactacaactggaacacacattaaagaactctcagagaataaataaatataatacaattcaatatatatagtttaaatcATACATATTAGTGCTCCATTGTGCCTGCCTTTACTTTACATTTGATGTGGTTCATTTCATTGGAGCCATTTATAATCACGTGTCTCCAGCGCCCTCCTGTGGCcacagtgcgtaattacatattatgagatgtagttacactctgtgtccaccagagggcctCCTGTGGCCACAATGTGTAATTACATTATgagatgtagttacactctgtgtccaccagagggcctcctgtggccacagtgcgtaattacattaggagatgtagttacactctgGTGTCCACAGTGCAGTGtgtaattacatattaggagatgtagCTACCATCAgtgtccaccagagggcagtGTAGAGACATTCTATTAAATGACATGTTGATGTGATTAGTGTGACACACATATATCAATATATCcaacttttattacttttttaattaattaattaaagaaacTTCACACCAGTATGTCAAGAggatttgtttcatttaatttaatgaaaaaggatcaacaCAAACTGCTCTCTCCGTAATAATACTGgtgattatcttatcttattgatCATATctttacaaattattattacgGGAAAAGgacttaaaataaattagattttaatgttttcaaatgtttttatcaataaatgtaaatttaacaaaacaaaaaggttccaaaacactttatatttgtatgttttataatatttatatatatatattctggctctttgttattgttttatttatttatctttagttaaattaaaaaataaaataaataaataatatcatgataaataataataatcaataaaacatgattgGTGTCGTTAAcactgttttatttactttttgtcGTGTTcaataaagttaattttaaaagtttatttgcagtatagtatagttccaaaacacttttttttcgtTTTATAACATTTGAATCGAATAATaatcttgtgttgttgttttatttattcatcttttgttaaatgaaaaacaataatcaataaaatctgttttatttactttttgtcgtgttcaataaagttttaacAGGACTCGGCCAGCGCAGTGACGTCATTAACACGCGACGCTTATATTTGTacgttttataatatttatatctatatatatctatatatatatatatatctatatatctatatatatatatatatatatatatatatatatatatatatatatatatatatatatatatatatatatagatatatatatattctggctctttgttattgttttatttatttatcttttgttaaataaaaataataataataataatatgataaataacaataatcaataaaacatggTTGGagttgtaaactctgttttatttattcatctttagttaaatgaaaaacaataatcaataaaatctGTTTCATTTACTGTTTGTCGTGTTCAATAAAGTTTCAACAGGACTCGGCCAGCGCAGTGACGTCATCAACGCGCGACGCTTCCttcgcagacacacacacgtgtttctGTCGGACCAGGACCCGGAGCCGCTGAATCAGTCTCGAGTCCGGTTTTCGGTGCTTTTCCCCGGCTTGATGGGGGAGTCCAGCCGGCTGTGCTCCGTGTGGCTCGGCTCGGAGACCGGCATCCTGAAGGGGGTCAGCCTGGCCCGCAAACAGGCCTTCAACTTCTGCAACACCAGCCACCTGAGCCGCGACCAGGAGGTGCGGGTGCTGAGCTGGGGAGACCCGGCGGAGAGCGAGCTGCTGGTGGGCTCGGTGGACGGGACCGTGAAGACCTTCAGCACCGAGAAGGGTGCGTTCACGGACGCGCGGCGCTGCGGGGCCCCGGAGGACGGAGGCTTCAGCGGGCTGGCGGCGCTGCCCGGCTCCGCGCTGCTCACCTGCGGGGCCTGCGGGACGCTGCGGGTGTGGCGGGAGGGCAGCGCCGAGCCCGTGACGGAGCTGCATGCGGGGAAGCACGTGAGCAGGATGCGGCAGAGCCCCGCAGACCCGCACAGGGTCGCCACCGGCGGGAAGGACAACGGCCTGAAGATCTGGGACCTGCAGCGGCCCGACGGACCCCTGTTCACCGCCAAGAACCTGCGGGACGACTGGCTGGACCTACGGCGGCCGCACTGGGTCAAAGACATGGCCTTCATCCCCGAGACCGACAAGATGGTCACCTGCACAGGTTACCACCAGGTGAGGAAGGAAGAATGCACCTGCATTAAAACAACTTAAAGTAGAAGatctgataagataagataagatgatgCTTTATGAGGACAAACTGCATTATAAAGGACTTATCCAACTTAAAGATAGACTTATCCCTGatctgataagataagataagataatgctTTATTGGGACAAGCTGCATTAAAACAACTTAAAGTAGACTTATCCCTGatctgataagataagataagataatgctTTATGAGGACAAGCTACAGTTCATAAAGGTCCAACTTAAAGTAGACTTATCCCTGatctgataagataagataatgtAAAACAACTTTATGAGGACaagcaacattaaaacaacttaaAGTAGACTTATCCCTGatctaataagataagataagataatgctTTATGAGGAcaaactgcattaaaacaacTTAAAGTAGACTTATCCCTGATCTGATAAGATAaggtaatcctttattagtcccgcagcggggacatttacaggattacagcagcagagaggacagtgcaaacaagagacatacaagatcaaaataagtattataaacaaatgagcaataaaaaacagtaaagaatccacagtaactgaaatattatatatacagacagaaactattataactattgtgttGCACAGAGTATTAGTGTAtttgtgtcatgtggtctgctgggagcagagctggttgtgcagcctgacagcagcaggaaacaaacaaacatctgctgGTGTTACAGGACAAACTACATTAAAACAACTTAAAGTTGACTTATGATCTAATGAGACCAATACATCAATATTAAAGGACGGTCTGTGAatatcaaacacacagagacctgCTGTTCTcttaaaattgacttgacaaaCGTCAAGAAATAATGCACTCagtatgtttttaaagtcaaagaGCAGCTTTTGCTATAAAGTGAAGAATTAGCTGTAAACATGTCCTGGTCTTACAGGATGAACTACAGTTTAAAGTTGACATCTTTTGTGGGCACATTTGCAGCCTATTGACCAGTGATCTTTAACATGTACTTTATAATTCAGTATGCATCCGATTGTGTAAATAAAACGTCATcaaaagtgtttaaataaaacccCGGACAGGAACCTGCTGTCAGGTTTTTATGAAGAACTAAAGTAAAGTTTTCTAAAACTTTAAAGGTTTGTTGACgtctgtaatgtaaatgttgttaaaatCAGGCTTTATTGATTCAACTATAATCAGAGTACATCTTGTTAactgcagagaagaagagtcaTTGAATGCACCACGGCTGCCTGACTGCGTGTCTTTAATGGTTTAAAGACTGCAGCTTTAACGTTGATGTCTCCCCCTCAGGTCCACGTGTTcgatccctcctcctctcagcggCGTCCGGTCCTGGAGTTCGAGTACGGCGAGCACCCGCTCACCGCCCTGTCCCTGCCCGCCGGCGGCAACACGGTGGTGGTGGGGAACACCCACGGGCAGATGGCCCTGCTGGACCTGAGGAAAGGCGTGGTCCGCGGTGTTCTGAAGGGGCTGGCGGGCGGCGTGCGGGCGCTGCAGTGCCACCCCACCCGTCCTCTGGTGGCGTCCTGCGGCCTGGACCGCTTCCTCCGCATCCACAGCCTGGAGGACCGCAAGCTGCAGCACAAAGTCTACCTCAAGTCCAGACTCAACTGCCTCCTGCTCGCCAGCAGAGACCTGGACGGCGGATGGGGGACGgctggggggaggggggtctGAGGGGGTGAAGGAGGAAGACGAGGGGGAGGACGACGAGGTGTGGGAGACCATGGAGCGGGTGGAGGAGAAGACgaagaggaaaacaacaacaacagaggaggacgaagaggaggagctgcagaagaagataaagaagaagagaaagaaaggacaaGACTGAGGGGCGTTTGTGGCGCGGTCAGAGTGTGGGACATTTCAACGCCATCAGTCAGACTGACACACATGAAAGAAAGGAGCTTCATCTCCTGGACAGGAAGTTTGTTTATTGATCTGAGACCAATCTGTCtctacaaatgtattttgtaatattttgtcaGCAGCCTGAGATCTTTATTAAAACATCAGACACGTCTACAGTTTTGTTatatgtaaaatacattttaaatgccagcttttcttttttaaattcatgcaACTTTTTTCTCATCTGAATGTTTTAGTGAAGATTGATGAAAATGACACAAGGACCAAAATCTGAATCACATTAAATTTAGCTGTCAGTCAGTTTTCAGAACATCTGCTgctaaaagaagaaaacaaatagcTGGAAAACAGATTTCTCAGTCTAACAAACCAAACGATTCAAAAATGATCCATTTTAAAGTTGACTTCCCTGTGGGCAACTTTGCAGCTGGTCTAAAAAATGTACTTCACAAGCTACACTTTAAAGTAATAAAGACATGAATGTAAAGCTATAACATTATTCTggtgaaatcatgcaggttcaccagaaactccttcagctcagactccagcgtTTGTTACAAATAATAAAGAGAAACATATTCAATACGTGATGAGGAACTTCAGCGATAACCTTAGTCACAGGAAATATAAACCACAACACCAGAGATTATTTTGTTCTGACCCCTCAGGTCGtgaagtatttatatttattctagcTTTAAAGCAATgcagttttattatttctgtaaatgtccTGTAGGGAATGTTAATGATATTAACTACCTTTTTAGgactaaaaacacaaagtttagGACTTCATACCAACTTATCAGAGGTCTACTTTCTGGACCAGTTCCAACATGAAGAGGTGTGATTCTGATATCTGTTCGGTGGCAATGAAAGAACGTGATGTCTTTCCAAACCCTCTGCAGTGTCTCGAGGAGAATTTAGGATTGTACgtacgtttaaaaaaaaaaaaaaaaaagtcttcataAAACAGCAAGATTATAACCCTTCAGTGTCCCTGTGTCTCTCTGAGcgctgccccctggtggcctGGAGACACACAACAGCACAGAATCACTCACCTAGCTGAACATATGGAGACTTTGATGTAACATTAGTCAAATGAAACCGTGAAACCGCACCTTACAGGAGGAATAGATGCCGGCGATGGACAACGTCACACTCAGCAGGAGAACCAGAGCGAAGATGAAAACTGGTGGAAACGCTGAAACTAATTCAGAGTCATCACAACAGATCACCGGTTAGAGATTTATTAAATACGCCTCTTCTGTAgctagtccctagacctctacagctagtccctagacctctacagctagtccccagacctctacagcTAGTCACAAACCTCTACAAACCTCTACAGCTcgtccccagacctctacagcTCGTCCCTAGACCTCTACAGCTAGTCCCAAACCTCTACagctagtccccagacctctacagctagtccccagacctctacagcTAGTCCCAAACCTCTACAGCTAGTCCCAGACCTCTACAGCTAGTCCCAAACCTCTACAGCTAGTCCCAGACCTCTACAGCTAGTCCCAAACCTCAGCAGCTGGTCCCAAAACCTCTACAGCTAGTCCCAAACGTCTTCagctagtccccagacctctacagcTAGTCCCAAACCTCAGCAGCTGGTCCCAAAACCTCTACAGCTAGTCCCAAACGTCTTCAgctagtccctagacctcttCAGGTAGTCCCTAGACCTCTTCAGGTAGTCCCCAAAGCTCTGCAGCTAGTCCCCAGACATCTACAgctagtccctagacctctgcaGCTAGTCTCCataaagatggcgacggcaaaatcaCCAAAACAATCCACAAtccacaaacacagaacaataTGTCAGGACTTGTCTAAACAGTTTCAGGAACAGGAATGTATGTTCTGTCTATTCCACAGTGCATGTTTACACAagtataaatgtttaattattaagtTAGTGAAGATATCGCTACGTACCTCGAGGTCTTGAGTGTTGTTGTTACAGCAGCACTGGGGTCACATTAATAACTACAACCAGACTGCTACTCCAGGAGTCAGAGTTTCTGCACAGACACCTGTGAGGATGCATAGAGTGACCACCTCATTGTTGATCTGTTGCAGAGTTAGTTTGGagttcatttgaggtacatttgaggTTCATGTGATTGGAGCACCAGGGTGGAGAGGCAGAATAATTCAAAAAGGATTTTGAccaaaactagctgtcaaactcctgcCCCCAATCGTAAAACCATGATTCCAATGGACAACATATTGATATAATCAGAGAGATAAGACTCTGACgaacgcagagatgtacttttttatatttgttgtttaaaaaaatgtgaatttcagagcagattagaaaactgtaactatctgctttctttgagaaattgacGTCAGATTTAGcatggagtctaatggagcagttggttggagttcatgttgctttcaggcacatggagtcaaatgtgtaagactgttgAAGTCCAT contains the following coding sequences:
- the wdr74 gene encoding LOW QUALITY PROTEIN: WD repeat-containing protein 74 (The sequence of the model RefSeq protein was modified relative to this genomic sequence to represent the inferred CDS: inserted 2 bases in 1 codon), whose amino-acid sequence is MGESSRLCSVWLGSETGILKGVSLARKQAFNFCNTSHLSRDQEVRVLSWGDPAESELLVGSVDGTVKTFSTEKGAFTDARRCGAPEDGGFSGLAALPGSALLTCGACGTLRVWREGSAEPVTELHAGKHVSRMRQSPADPHRVATGGKDNGLKIWDLQRPDGPLFTAKNLRDDWLDLRRPHWVKDMAFIPETDKMVTCTGYHQVHVFDPSSSQRRPVLEFEYGEHPLTALSLPAGGNTVVVGNTHGQMALLDLRKGVVRGVLKGLAGGVRALQCHPTRPLVASCGLDRFLRIHSLEDRKLQHKVYLKSRLNCLLLASRDLDGGWGTAGGXGGSEGVKEEDEGEDDEVWETMERVEEKTKRKTTTTEEDEEEELQKKIKKKRKKGQD